One Primulina huaijiensis isolate GDHJ02 chromosome 5, ASM1229523v2, whole genome shotgun sequence DNA segment encodes these proteins:
- the LOC140977424 gene encoding non-specific lipid-transfer protein AP10-like, translating into MKGFAMILLVVLAVVSMAVRPGEAISCGDVQGYLSPCLQYLTSGGDPSSQCCSGVSGLSGSLQSQQDRQTACYCMKSAASSIPVQQDAAANLPGRCGVSVGYSISPNVDCST; encoded by the coding sequence ATGAAGGGATTTGCgatgatattgcttgtggttcTTGCGGTGGTCTCCATGGCGGTGCGGCCGGGGGAGGCCATTTCATGCGGTGACGTGCAGGGGTACCTTTCTCCATGCTTGCAGTACCTGACTTCCGGCGGGGACCCCTCGTCTCAGTGCTGTAGCGGCGTGTCGGGATTGAGCGGCAGTCTTCAGTCACAGCAGGATAGGCAGACAGCGTGCTACTGCATGAAGTCCGCCGCCTCCAGCATCCCCGTCCAGCAGGATGCAGCTGCCAACCTCCCCGGAAGATGTGGTGTTTCCGTTGGATATTCTATTTCTCCCAACGTAGACTGCAGCACGTGA
- the LOC140977491 gene encoding transcription factor bHLH47 — protein sequence MGSEAGDSVINQVNATTRLCPRKKNLIKIPRKIHKAEREKLKRDHINELFLDLNKALDLNHPSNGKASMLRDTVRLLGELLAQVDHLKNENAALLSESNYVTIEKDELIEENSALDAQIKKLQSEIDERENSSNSDYSRPQSNGTTPASEDHVALPLLHNASDSTSILGPIYVMPLHPDSQVYPSHYSETNTSMVPSVSRPQPRYASSSDSWPLHILTKQANVAEDV from the exons ATGGGTTCTGAAGCTGGTGATTCAGTCATTAATCAAGTCAATGCAACAACAAG GTTGTGCCCCAGAAAAAAGAACCTGATTAAAATTCCAAGAAAAATTCACAAAGCTGAAAGGGAAAAGCTAAAACGAGACCACATAAATGAATTATTCTTGGATCTAAACAAAGCTCTTG ATCTGAATCATCCAAGTAATGGGAAGGCCTCCATGCTGAGAGATACGGTCCGGCTTCTAGGAGAATTGCTGGCGCAGGTGGACCACCTGAAAAACGAAAATGCTGCGCTCTTGTCCGAATCTAATTAT GTTACAATCGAGAAGGATGAACTCATAGAGGAGAATTCTGCTCTAGATGCTCAGATCAAGAAACTGCAGAGTGAAATAGACGAGAGGGAGAATAGCTCAAACTCTGATTATTCACGGCCTCAGAGCAATGGTACGACTCCAGCATCAGAAGATCACGTTGCATTGCCTCTACTTCATAATGCATCAGATTCGACCTCGATTTTAGGTCCCATATATGTCATGCCCCTTCATCCTGACTCCCAAGTATATCCCAGCCACTACTCTGAGACTAATACAAGCATGGTTCCGAGTGTGAGCAGGCCACAACCCCGTTACGCATCATCTTCCGACTCATGGCCGTTGCATATTCTTACCAAACAGGCAAATGTGGCTGAGGATGTTTGA
- the LOC140976141 gene encoding cullin-3A-like: MSGPKKRNFQIEAFKYRAVVDPKYADKSWAILEHAIHEIYNHNASGLSFEELYRNAYNMILHKHGEKLYSGLSSTMTEHLVKLAESIEAAQGDTFLEELNRKWAEHYKALQMVRDILMYMDRTYIPSTRKTPVHELGLNLWKENVIHSSKIQTRLQDTLLELVWHERNGDVINRGLMRNITKMLIDLGPSVYQENFEKPFLDVSANFYGVESQQLIENCDCGDYLTKAEKRLNEEIDRVSHYLDARSESKITNVVEKEMIESHMHRLVHMENSGLVCLILDEKLEDLGRMYSLLQRVQNGLTLIKDVMTSHIRETGKDLISDPERLKDPLNFVQELLNRKDRFDKIISLAFNNDKIFQNALNSSFEYFINLNPRSPEFISLFVDDKLRNGLKKDKEDDIETVLDKVMILFRYLQEKDIFEKYYKQHLAKRLLSGKTASDDAERSLIVKLKTECGYQFTSKLEGMFTDMKTSQDTMQGFHAAMGAEITDGPTLSVQVLTTGLWPTQSISTCNLPSEILGVCDKFRTYYLGTHSGRRLTWQTNMGSAVLGATFGNVQKELSVSTYQMCILMLFNNADCLSYKEIEQATEIPPSDLKRCLQSLACVKGKIIIRKEPMSKDIGEDDAFFFNDRFTSKLYRVKIGTVVAQKESESEKLEMRQRVEEDRKPQIEAAIVRIMKSRRVLNYNNIVSEVTKQLQPRFLPNPVVIKKRIESLIEREFLERDKTDRKTYRYLA, translated from the exons ATGAGCGGACCGAAGAAGAGGAATTTTCAGATAGAGGCGTTCAAGTATCGGGCGGTGGTGGACCCGAAATACGCGGATAAGAGTTGGGCTATTCTGGAGCACGCGATTCACGAGATTTACAATCACAATGCTAGTGGTCTCAGCTTCGAGGAGTTGTACAG GAATGCATATAATATGATCTTGCACAAACATGGAGAGAAGCTCTATTCCGGCCTTAGCTCTACTATGACTGAACATTTAGTAAAATTAGCCGAGTCTATAGAGGCTGCTCAAGGTGATACATTTCTCGAGGAGCTCAATCGGAAATGGGCCGAGCATTACAAGGCATTGCAAATGGTCAGGGACATATTAATGTATATGGACAGAACTTATATACCAAGTACGCGTAAGACTCCTGTTCACGAGCTTGGGTTGAATTTATGGAAAGAAAACGTTATCCACTCTAGCAAAATCCAAACACGGCTTCAAGACACTCTTCTTGAACTCGTGTGGCATGAGAGGAATGGAGATGTTATTAATAGAGGTCTAATGAGGAATATAACCAAAATGCTAATTGATTTGGGCCCTTCGGTATACCAAGAAAACTTCGAAAAGCCGTTCCTTGATGTGTCAGCCAATTTTTATGGTGTGGAATCTCAACAGCTTATTGAGAACTGTGATTGTGGGGATTATCTGACGAAAGCTGAAAAACGACTTAATGAAGAGATAGACAGAGTATCGCATTACTTGGATGCAAGAAGTGAATCCAAAATAACCAATGTAGTAGAAAAAGAGATGATTGAAAGCCATATGCATAGATTAGTTCACATGGAGAACTCTGGTTTGGTCTGTCTGATACTTGATGAAAAGCTCGAGGATTTGGGGAGAATGTACAGTTTGTTACAGAGAGTGCAAAATGGACTCACATTAATCAAAGATGTCATGACTTCACATATTCGAGAAACTGGAAAGGATCTAATTTCTGATCCAGAAAGGTTGAAGGATCCTCTTAATTTTGTTCAAGAGCTTTTGAATAGAAAGGACAGATTTGACAAGATCATTAGCTTAGCTTTCAATAATGACAAAATCTTCCAGAATGCTCTGAATTCTTCCTTCGAGTATTTCATAAATCTTAATCCACGCTCCCCTGAATTCATTTCTTTGTTTGTGGACGACAAGCTTCGAAATGGATTAAAAAAGGACAAAGAAGATGATATAGAGACTGTGTTGGATAAAGTGATGATTCTTTTTCGCTACCTCCAAGAGAAGGATATTTTCGAGAAGTACTACAAGCAGCATCTGGCAAAGAGGCTTCTTTCAGGGAAAACTGCTTCTGATGATGCAGAGAGAAGCTTGATTGTAAAGCTCAAAACCGAATGTGGCTATCAGTTCACCTCAAAGCTGGAAGGAATGTTTACTGATATGAAGACTTCTCAAGATACAATGCAGGGGTTTCATGCTGCAATGGGTGCTGAGATAACTGATGGACCAACACTTTCAGTCCAGGTCCTCACTACTGGATTGTGGCCAACTCAATCCATCTCGACTTGCAATCTTCCTTCAGAAATCCTAGGAGTTTGCGATAAATTCAGGACATACTATCTTGGAACTCATTCGGGGCGCAGGTTAACGTGGCAAACAAACATGGGCAGTGCTGTTTTGGGTGCAACATTTGGAAATGTCCAAAAGGAGCTTAGTGTGTCCACTTATCAAATGTGCATCCTTATGCTATTCAATAACGCCGATTGCCTAAGTTACAAAGAAATAGAGCAAGCTACTGAGATTCCGCCCTCGGATTTGAAGAGGTGCTTGCAGTCATTAGCTTGTGTCAAGGGGAAAATTATCATTAGAAAAGAACCAATGAGCAAAGATATTGGTGAGGATGATGCCTTTTTCTTTAATGATAGATTCACATCCAAACTGTACAGGGTGAAGATAGGTACTGTTGTTGCACAAAAGGAGTCTGAATCTGAGAAGCTGGAGATGCGACAAAGAGTGGAAGAGGACAGAAAACCTCAGATCGAGGCAGCCATTGTGAGGATCATGAAGTCCAGGCGGGTGCTGAATTACAATAACATAGTATCCGAGGTAACTAAACAACTACAACCACGATTCCTCCCCAACCCAGTTGTTATAAAGAAACGAATTGAATCGCTGATTGAGCGTGAGTTTTTGGAGAGGGACAAAACAGATAGGAAGACGTATCGTTACCTAGCTTGA
- the LOC140976142 gene encoding tubulin alpha chain has product MRECISIHIGQAGIQVGNACWELYCLEHGIKPDGQMPGDKTVGGGDDAFNTFFSETGAGKHVPRAVFLDLEPTVIDEVRTGAYRQLFHPEQLISGKEDAANNFARGHYTIGKEIVDLCLDRIRKLADNCTGLQGFLVFHAVGGGTGSGLGSLLLERLSVDYGKKSKLGFTIYPSPQVSTAVVEPYNSVLSTHSLLEHTDVAVLLDNEAIYDICRKSLDIERPTYTNLNRLISQVISSLTASLRFDGALNVDVNEFQTNLVPYPRIHFMLSSYAPVISAEKAYHEQLSVAEITNTAFEPSSMMVKCDPRHGKYMACCLMYRGDVVPKDVNAAVATIKTKRTIQFVDWCPTGFKCGINYQPPTVVPGGDLAKVQRAVCMISNSTSVAEVFSRIDIKFDLMYSKRAFVHWYVGEGMEEGEFSEAREDLAALEKDYEEVGAESGEGEDEDNDDY; this is encoded by the exons ATGAGGGAATGCATCTCGATCCACATTGGCCAGGCTGGTATTCAAGTCGGAAATGCTTGCTGGGAGCTCTACTGCCTTGAACATGGCATTAAG CCTGATGGACAAATGCCTGGTGATAAAACTGTTGGGGGCGGGGATGATGCCTTCAACACGTTCTTCAGCGAAACAGGTGCAGGAAAGCATGTACCTCGTGCGGTGTTTCTAGATCTCGAGCCAACTGTTATTGATGAGGTGCGCACTGGTGCATATCGCCAGCTATTCCACCCTGAACAGCTGATTAGCGGAAAGGAAGATGCAGCCAACAACTTTGCAAGAGGACATTACACCATTGGCAAAGAAATCGTTGATCTATGCCTGGATAGGATCCGCAAGCTTGCAGATAACTGCACTGGTTTGCAAGGATTCCTTGTTTTCCATGCTGTGGGTGGTGGTACGGGATCTGGGCTTGGATCTCTGTTGCTCGAGAGGTTGTCTGTTGACTATGGCAAGAAGTCAAAATTGGGTTTTACGATTTACCCATCTCCCCAGGTTTCGACAGCTGTTGTAGAGCCGTACAACTCTGTTCTTTCTACACATTCACTTCTGGAACACACTGATGTTGCTGTGCTGCTTGATAACGAGGCTATATATGATATTTGCCGGAAATCGCTCGACATTGAGAGGCCTACTTATACAAATCTGAACAGGCTAATTTCTCAG GTAATCTCTTCTTTGACGGCGTCGTTGCGTTTTGATGGGGCACTGAACGTGGACGTGAATGAGTTCCAAACCAACTTGGTCCCATACCCAAGAATTCACTTCATGCTTTCATCCTACGCCCCTGTGATCTCGGCTGAGAAAGCATACCATGAGCAACTCTCTGTTGCCGAAATTACAAACACAGCATTTGAACCATCGTCCATGATGGTCAAGTGTGATCCACGCCATGGGAAGTATATGGCCTGCTGCCTGATGTACAGAGGTGATGTCGTCCCCAAGGATGTTAATGCTGCTGTCGCAACAATCAAAACAAAAAGGACTATCCAATTTGTGGACTGGTGTCCAACTGGTTTCAAATGTGGTATCAACTACCAGCCTCCAACCGTTGTGCCAGGTGGCGACTTGGCCAAGGTGCAGAGGGCCGTCTGCATGATTTCCAACTCGACCAGTGTTGCTGAGGTGTTCTCGAGGATCGATATTAAGTTCGATCTGATGTATTCTAAGCGTGCGTTTGTGCATTGGTATGTTGGTGAAGGAATGGAAGAAGGTGAGTTTTCTGAGGCTAGGGAGGATTTGGCTGCACTTGAGAAGGATTATGAAGAAGTTGGGGCTGAGTCTGGGGAGGGAGAAGATGAAGACAATGATGATTACTAA
- the LOC140976143 gene encoding uncharacterized protein isoform X1, with amino-acid sequence MASVFKLVSQRLVPLAYAFLFSVSMYLLPIFNFISAFIFRLHRDGSSGENNGEEMDLLESETELSSECIVEKDVTKFTRFDGDGDGGEEKGEVFLKFKFPNFEEFCRIHEKPDNLSNSEVFCFQSNNKYDSTSGKKSSSAFIAELGTIPVEEINGNKKCESGESGKDCNEISVRNGEGNDNTEAEESVKKSEEKVHSVQEDKKFEGNQDFLDEPHSFIEKNSMFDGSDSDSGSIDVDHVPWVITSSVDSRSDGFLSDEDFGLESMPESSSGLDENVGSSKDLHSGDEMDTTEEEPDKSTEHDDMLNPDEFNEDFLSEEDFTDAVFLTKTESKDLAMSDSANELESLSEHQDLIDQLKMELKKVRDTSLPTILEEFESPKIMEDLKPWKIDEKFRRGDGMGELHKFYKSYRERMRKLDILNYQKMYAMGLLQLKVPLQYTANKKLAAVSLKSMVSHNFWLSKQKIHGSNSMKKFIDELEGDVEVVYVGQMCASWEMLYWQYEKAMDLWDSDSRGINRYNEVAGEFQQFQVLMQRFIEDEPFQLGPRVQNYAKTRCVLRNLLQVPVIRVDNMKDKTWRAWTKDRDEYVITIETLVEIVEESIRIFWRFVKADKDCTSTPPSTTHNKIVPQLHDPEDLSLLLAVRKILQKKERKLKDMLRSEKCILRRFRRCRDDDEDEWDQVLTFFSQVDMRLVSRALRMSKITRDQLIWCHDKINRISFVNRKMCVEPGFLLFPC; translated from the exons ATGGCTTCTGTCTTTAAGCTCGTAAGCCAAAGATTAGTTCCTTTGGCATATGCCTTCTTGTTCTCTGTTTCCATGTATCTGCTCCCGATCTTCAACTTCATCTCTGCGTTTATTTTCAG GCTGCATAGAGATGGGAGTTCGGGGGAGAATAATGGTGAAGAAATGGACCTTCTTGAATCAGAGACAGAGTTATCGTCTGAGTGTATCGTTGAGAAAGATGTTACCAAGTTTACAAGATTTGATGGCGATGGCGATGGCGGGGAAGAAAAGGGAGAGGTATTTCTGAAATTCAAGTTCCCGAATTTTGAAGAATTTTGTAGGATTCATGAAAAACCAGATAATTTATCAAACTCTGAGGTGTTCTGTTTTCAaagtaataataaatatgattcCACATCTGGTAAAAAATCTTCCAGCGCTTTTATAGCTGAACTGGGGACTATTCCTGTGGAAGAAATTAATGGAAACAAAAAATGCGAGTCGGGAGAGTCGGGAAAAGATTGTAATGAAATTTCGGTACGCAATGGAGAAGGAAACGATAATACCGAGGCAGAGGAATCGGTGAAGAAGTCGGAAGAAAAGGTTCATTCAGTTCAAGAAGATAAAAAATTCGAGGGAAACCAGGATTTTCTTGATGAACCGCATAGTTTCATTGAGAAAAATTCCATGTTTGATGGCTCGGATTCGGATTCGGGTTCGATTGATGTCGATCATGTTCCTTGGGTAATCACCAGTTCCGTGGATTCACGCAGTGATGGTTTCTTGTCTGATGAAGATTTTGGACTAGAATCAATGCCAGAATCATCTTCGGGCTTAGACGAAAACGTGGGATCATCAAAAGATCTCCACAGTGGCGACGAAATGGATACTACGGAGGAAGAGCCCGATAAATCAACAGAACATGATGATATGCTAAATCCTGATGAATTTAACGAGGATTTCTTATCGGAGGAAGACTTTACAGACGCTGTTTTTCTTACCAAAACAGAGTCCAAGGATTTAGCCATGTCCGATTCCGCAAACGAATTGGAGTCATTGTCGGAACACCAAGATTTGATAGACCAGTTGAAAATGGAGCTTAAGAAGGTGAGGGACACAAGTTTGCCCACCATTTTAGAAGAATTTGAGTCTCCTAAGATAATGGAGGATTTGAAGCCATGGAAGATTGATGAAAAGTTCCGGCGTGGAGACGGAATGGGGGAGCTTCACAAGTTCTACAAGAGCTACAGAGAAAGAATGCGCAAATTGGATATCTTGAATTACCAGAAAATGTACGCCATGG GTTTGTTGCAGCTAAAGGTTCCCCTCCAATATACGGCAAACAAAAAACTCGCGGCGGTATCTCTAAAATCCATGGTTTCGCACAATTTTTGGCTGTCGAAACAAAAAATCCACGGAAGCAATTCCATGAAGAAGTTTATAGATGAATTGGAAGGTGATGTCGAAGTGGTATACGTGGGACAGATGTGTGCTTCGTGGGAGATGTTGTATTGGCAGTACGAGAAAGCCATGGATTTATGGGATTCAGACTCCCGTGGGATCAATAGATACAATGAAGTTGCTGGGGAGTTTCAACAGTTTCAAGTGCTGATGCAAAGGTTCATAGAAGACGAGCCATTTCAATTAGGGCCAAGAGTTCAAAATTATGCGAAAACTCGGTGTGTTCTTCGCAATCTTCTTCAAGTTCCAGTTATCCGAG TGGATAATATGAAGGACAAAACGTGGAGGGCTTGGACTAAAGACAGAGATGAATACGTTATTACTATCGAAACATTAGTTGAAATCGTGGAGGAGTCGATTCGAATATTTTGGCGATTTGTTAAAGCTGATAAGGACTGCACCAGTACTCCACCATCTACTACCCACAACAAGATTGTTCCACAGCTTCACGATCCGGAAGACCTCAGCCTATTACTAGCTGTCCGAAAAATTCTTCAAAAG AAGGAGAGAAAGCTGAAAGACATGTTGAGGAGTGAGAAGTGCATTTTGAGGAGATTTCGACGGTGTAGGGACGATGACGAAGATGAGTGGGATCAAGTTCTTACGTTTTTCTCTCAAGTAGATATGAGATTAGTTTCTAGGGCTTTGAGGATGTCTAAAATAACAAGAGACCAGTTGATTTGGTGTCATGACAAGATTAACAGGATTAGTTTTGTGAATAGGAAGATGTGTGTCGAACCTGGCTTTTTGCTCTTCCCATGTTAG
- the LOC140976143 gene encoding uncharacterized protein isoform X2 translates to MASVFKLVSQRLVPLAYAFLFSVSMYLLPIFNFISAFIFRLHRDGSSGENNGEEMDLLESETELSSECIVEKDVTKFTRFDGDGDGGEEKGEVFLKFKFPNFEEFCRIHEKPDNLSNSEVFCFQSNNKYDSTSGKKSSSAFIAELGTIPVEEINGNKKCESGESGKDCNEISVRNGEGNDNTEAEESVKKSEEKVHSVQEDKKFEGNQDFLDEPHSFIEKNSMFDGSDSDSGSIDVDHVPWVITSSVDSRSDGFLSDEDFGLESMPESSSGLDENVGSSKDLHSGDEMDTTEEEPDKSTEHDDMLNPDEFNEDFLSEEDFTDAVFLTKTESKDLAMSDSANELESLSEHQDLIDQLKMELKKVRDTSLPTILEEFESPKIMEDLKPWKIDEKFRRGDGMGELHKFYKSYRERMRKLDILNYQKMYAMGLLQLKVPLQYTANKKLAAVSLKSMVSHNFWLSKQKIHGSNSMKKFIDELEGDVEVVYVGQMCASWEMLYWQYEKAMDLWDSDSRGINRYNEVAGEFQQFQVLMQRFIEDEPFQLGPRVQNYAKTRCVLRNLLQVPVIRELDSHKMI, encoded by the exons ATGGCTTCTGTCTTTAAGCTCGTAAGCCAAAGATTAGTTCCTTTGGCATATGCCTTCTTGTTCTCTGTTTCCATGTATCTGCTCCCGATCTTCAACTTCATCTCTGCGTTTATTTTCAG GCTGCATAGAGATGGGAGTTCGGGGGAGAATAATGGTGAAGAAATGGACCTTCTTGAATCAGAGACAGAGTTATCGTCTGAGTGTATCGTTGAGAAAGATGTTACCAAGTTTACAAGATTTGATGGCGATGGCGATGGCGGGGAAGAAAAGGGAGAGGTATTTCTGAAATTCAAGTTCCCGAATTTTGAAGAATTTTGTAGGATTCATGAAAAACCAGATAATTTATCAAACTCTGAGGTGTTCTGTTTTCAaagtaataataaatatgattcCACATCTGGTAAAAAATCTTCCAGCGCTTTTATAGCTGAACTGGGGACTATTCCTGTGGAAGAAATTAATGGAAACAAAAAATGCGAGTCGGGAGAGTCGGGAAAAGATTGTAATGAAATTTCGGTACGCAATGGAGAAGGAAACGATAATACCGAGGCAGAGGAATCGGTGAAGAAGTCGGAAGAAAAGGTTCATTCAGTTCAAGAAGATAAAAAATTCGAGGGAAACCAGGATTTTCTTGATGAACCGCATAGTTTCATTGAGAAAAATTCCATGTTTGATGGCTCGGATTCGGATTCGGGTTCGATTGATGTCGATCATGTTCCTTGGGTAATCACCAGTTCCGTGGATTCACGCAGTGATGGTTTCTTGTCTGATGAAGATTTTGGACTAGAATCAATGCCAGAATCATCTTCGGGCTTAGACGAAAACGTGGGATCATCAAAAGATCTCCACAGTGGCGACGAAATGGATACTACGGAGGAAGAGCCCGATAAATCAACAGAACATGATGATATGCTAAATCCTGATGAATTTAACGAGGATTTCTTATCGGAGGAAGACTTTACAGACGCTGTTTTTCTTACCAAAACAGAGTCCAAGGATTTAGCCATGTCCGATTCCGCAAACGAATTGGAGTCATTGTCGGAACACCAAGATTTGATAGACCAGTTGAAAATGGAGCTTAAGAAGGTGAGGGACACAAGTTTGCCCACCATTTTAGAAGAATTTGAGTCTCCTAAGATAATGGAGGATTTGAAGCCATGGAAGATTGATGAAAAGTTCCGGCGTGGAGACGGAATGGGGGAGCTTCACAAGTTCTACAAGAGCTACAGAGAAAGAATGCGCAAATTGGATATCTTGAATTACCAGAAAATGTACGCCATGG GTTTGTTGCAGCTAAAGGTTCCCCTCCAATATACGGCAAACAAAAAACTCGCGGCGGTATCTCTAAAATCCATGGTTTCGCACAATTTTTGGCTGTCGAAACAAAAAATCCACGGAAGCAATTCCATGAAGAAGTTTATAGATGAATTGGAAGGTGATGTCGAAGTGGTATACGTGGGACAGATGTGTGCTTCGTGGGAGATGTTGTATTGGCAGTACGAGAAAGCCATGGATTTATGGGATTCAGACTCCCGTGGGATCAATAGATACAATGAAGTTGCTGGGGAGTTTCAACAGTTTCAAGTGCTGATGCAAAGGTTCATAGAAGACGAGCCATTTCAATTAGGGCCAAGAGTTCAAAATTATGCGAAAACTCGGTGTGTTCTTCGCAATCTTCTTCAAGTTCCAGTTATCCGAG AGTTGGATTCTCATAAAATGATATGA